A genomic segment from Zygotorulaspora mrakii chromosome 1, complete sequence encodes:
- the SPE3 gene encoding spermidine synthase (similar to Saccharomyces cerevisiae SPE3 (YPR069C); ancestral locus Anc_3.363) — MSAQEITHPTIVDGWFREISDTMWPGQAMTLKVEKVLHHEKSKYQDILIFKSTDYGNVLVLDNVIQATERDEFSYQEMIAHLALNSHPDPKKVLVIGGGDGGVLREIVKHEGVAEAWLCDIDEAVIRLSKEFLPDMSASYSHPKVKTYIGDGFQFLRDFQNTFDVIITDSSDPEGPAETLFQADYFKLLNGALTEKGVISTQAESMWIHLPIIKDLKKACSSVFPIAEYAYTTIPTYPTGQIGFMVCSKDKDANVKEPLRAVSEEEEAKRYRYYNKRIHAASFILPTWVDKELNA, encoded by the coding sequence ATGTCTGCTCAGGAAATTACTCACCCAACAATTGTCGATGGCTGGTTCAGAGAAATCTCTGACACCATGTGGCCTGGCCAAGCTATGACATTGAAAGTGGAAAAAGTTCTACATCatgagaaatcaaaatatcaagacATTCtaattttcaaatccaCTGATTACGGAAATGTCTTGGTCCTCGACAATGTTATCCAGGCTACCGAACGTGATGAATTCtcatatcaagaaatgattGCTCATCTGGCGTTAAACTCTCATCCtgatccaaaaaaagttttggtTATCGGCGGTGGTGACGGTGGCGTATTAAGAGAGATCGTCAAGCATGAAGGCGTAGCTGAAGCCTGGTTATGTGACATTGATGAGGCTGTTATCAGACTATCCAAAGAATTTCTTCCTGACATGTCTGCCTCTTATTCTCATCCTAAAGTTAAAACTTACATTGGTGATGGTTTCCAATTCTTGAGAGATTTCCAAAATACTTTTGATGTTATTATTACTGATTCATCTGACCCAGAGGGCCCAGCTGAAACTTTGTTCCAAGCGGACTACttcaaattattgaatGGTGCCTTAACTGAGAAAGGTGTGATTTCCACTCAGGCTGAAAGCATGTGGATTCACTTGCCCATCATAAAGGATTTAAAAAAGGCCTGCTCCAGTGTTTTCCCGATTGCAGAGTACGCTTATACAACCATTCCAACCTATCCAACGGGCCAAATTGGTTTTATGgtttgttcaaaagataagGATGCCAATGTTAAAGAGCCTCTACGTGCAGTTtctgaagaggaagaagctAAGCGGTACAGATACTACAATAAGAGAATTCATGCAGCTTCTTTCATTCTGCCAACTTGGGTCGATAAGGAATTGAACGCTTGA